One part of the Neoarius graeffei isolate fNeoGra1 chromosome 2, fNeoGra1.pri, whole genome shotgun sequence genome encodes these proteins:
- the LOC132871207 gene encoding trace amine-associated receptor 13c-like, translating into MILMEFNQSDRCVNFSCPERSLSPVVYIFLYVCSAAVVLLTVCGNLLVIISVFHFKQLHTPTNTLVFSLAVSDFFIGAFVMPPMLIWIIESCWIFGRGVCLYLLLISGFLTIVSVYNIALIAVDRYLALSNPFLYMNHVSVRIIRVVIVFDWGVVMVYNLALLYFNGNFMNVLLCPGECFYFVNEVWSVIDLVITFIFPLSIIIILYTRVFVIAKKHATAIRELNNHTRPETQKITSHSMKSERKAAKVLGILVSVFLVCLLPYYIYRFLGYVIEVQQETFPTIIFIICLNSTINPFIYALFYPWFRRCIKLIITLQIFQTDSALINVFS; encoded by the coding sequence ATGATTCTGATGGAGTTTAACCAATCTGATCGCTGTGTGAATTTCTCCTGTCCAGAGAGATCTTTATCTCCTGtagtttatatatttctgtacgtGTGTTCAGCTGCTGTGGTTCTTCTAACAGTGTGTGGAAATCTGCTCGTCATCATCTCTGTTTTTCACTTCAAGCAGCTTCACACACCAACAAACACACTCGTGTTCTCTCTGGCCGTGTCGGATTTCTTCATTGGTGCTTTTGTTATGCCGCCGATGTTAATCTGGATAATCGAGTCATGCTGGATATTTGGGAGAGGTGTCTGTCTCTACCTTTTATTGATTAGTGGTTTCCTCACAATCGTGTCCGTCTATAATATTGCTCTGATTGCTGTGGATCGATATTTGGCTCTCTCAAACCCCTTTCTCTACATGAACCATGTCTCTGTGAGGATCATTCGTGTTGTAATTGTTTTTGACTGGGGTGTAGTGATGGTCTATAACTTGGCACTCTTATATTTCAATGGAAACTTCATGAATGTTTTACTGTGTCCTGGAGAGTGTTTTTACTTTGTAAATGAGGTTTGGTCTGTAATTGATCttgtaataacatttatttttccACTTTCTATCATAATCATATTGTATACTCGGGTTTTTGTGATTGCTAAGAAACACGCCACTGCGATCAGAGAGCTTAATAATCACACACGGCCTGAAACACAGAAAATCACATCACACTCGATGAAATCTGAGAGAAAAGCAGCTAAAGTCCTCGGCATTTTAGTTTCTGTATTTCTGGTGTGTTTACTTCCATATTATATTTACAGatttttaggttatgttattgaAGTCCAGCAAGAAACTTTTCCTACAATCATTTTCATAATTTGTCTTAATTCCACCATTAATCCATTTATTTATGCTCTGTTTTATCCATGGTTTAGGAGGTGCATTAAATTAATTATCACTCTGCAAAT
- the LOC132871214 gene encoding trace amine-associated receptor 13c-like, translating into MNLMEFNQSDRCVNFSCPERSVSPAAYILLYVCSAAVVLLTVCGNLLVIISVFHFKQLHTPTNTLVFSLAVSDFFVGAFVMPPMLIWIIESCWIFGRDFCTSFLSINVFITIVSIYNVALIAVDRYLALSNPFLYMNHVSVRIILVVIIFDWGVVMVYNLALLYFNGIFRNVLLCPGECFYFLNEVWSVIDIVFSFIFPLSVIIILYTRVFVIAKKHATAIRELNNHTQSKTQKITSHSMKSERKAAKVLSILVSVFLLCFLPYFIYSLLGDVIEVQQETFNTIIFIIFLNSTINPFIYALFYPWFRRCIKLIITLQIFQTDSALINVLS; encoded by the coding sequence ATGAACCTGATGGAGTTTAACCAGTCTGATCGCTGTGTGAATTTCTCCTGTCCAGAGAGATCTGTATCTCCTGCTGCTTATATCTTACTGTACGTGTGTTCAGCTGCTGTGGTTCTTCTAACAGTGTGTGGAAATCTGCTCGTCATCATCTCTGTTTTTCACTTCAAGCAGCTTCACACACCAACAAACACACTCGTGTTCTCTCTGGCCGTGTCGGATTTCTTTGTTGGTGCTTTTGTAATGCCGCCGATGTTAATCTGGATAATCGAGTCATGCTGGATATTTGGGAGAGATTTCTGTACCAGTTTTTTATCGATTAATGTTTTCATCACAATCGTCTCCATCTATAATGTTGCTCTGATTGCTGTGGATCGATATTTGGCTCTCTCAAACCCCTTTCTCTACATGAACCATGTCTCTGTGAGGATTATTCTCGTTGTAATTATTTTTGACTGGGGTGTAGTGATGGTCTATAACTTGGCACTGTTATATTTCAATGGAATCTTCAGGAATGTTTTACTGTGTCCTGGAGAGTGTTTTTACTTTCTAAATGAGGTTTGGTCTGTAATTGATATTGTATTTTCATTTATCTTTCCACTTTCTGTCATAATCATATTGTATACTCGGGTTTTTGTGATTGCTAAGAAACATGCCACTGCGATCAGAGAGCTTAATAATCACACACAATCTAAAACACAGAAAATCACATCACACTCGATGAAATCTGAGAGAAAAGCAGCTAAAGTCCTCAGCATTTTAGTTTCTGTGTTTCTACTGTGTTttcttccatattttatttatagCTTATTAGGTGATGTTATTGAAGTCCAGCAAGAAACTTTTAATACAATCATTTTCATAATTTTTCTTAATTCCACCATTAATCCATTTATTTATGCTCTGTTTTATCCATGGTTTAGGAGGTGCATTAAATTAATTATCACTCTGCAAATATTCCAAACAGACTCTGCATTAATAAACGTACTTTCATGA
- the LOC132871220 gene encoding trace amine-associated receptor 13c-like → MNQMEFNQSDRCVNFSCPERSVSPAAYILLYVCSAGVVLLTVCGNLLVIISVFHFKQLHTPTNTLVFSLAMSDFFVGAFLMPPILIWIIESCWIFGRDVCLYLLMISGFITIVSVYNVALIAVDRYLALSNPFLYMNHVSVRITRVVIVFDWGVVMVYNMALLYFNGNFMNVLLCPGECFYFLNEVWSVIDIVFSFIFPLSVIIILYTRVFVIAKKHATVIRELNNHTRSKTQKITSHSMKSERKAAKVLGILVSVFLVCLLPYFIYSLLGYVIEVQQETVHIIIFIICLNSTINPFIYALFYPWFRRCIKLIITLQIFQTDSALINVFS, encoded by the coding sequence ATGAATCAGATGGAGTTTAACCAATCTGATCGCTGTGTGAATTTCTCCTGTCCAGAGAGATCTGTATCTCCTGCTGCTTATATCTTACTGTACGTGTGTTCAGCTGGTGTGGTTCTTCTAACAGTGTGTGGAAATCTGCTCGTCATCATCTCTGTTTTTCACTTCAAGCAGCTTCACACACCAACAAACACACTCGTGTTCTCTCTGGCCATGTCGGATTTCTTCGTTGGTGCTTTTCTAATGCCGCCGATATTGATCTGGATAATCGAGTCATGCTGGATATTTGGGAGAGACGTCTGTCTCTACCTTTTAATGATTTCTGGTTTCATCACAATCGTGTCCGTCTATAATGTTGCTCTGATTGCTGTTGATCGATATTTGGCTCTCTCAAACCCCTTTCTCTACATGAACCATGTCTCTGTGAGGATCACTCGTGTTGTAATTGTTTTTGACTGGGGTGTAGTGATGGTCTATAACATGGCACTCTTATATTTCAATGGAAACTTCATGAATGTTTTACTGTGTCCTGGAGAGTGTTTTTACTTTCTAAATGAGGTTTGGTCTGTAATTGATATTGTATTTTCATTTATCTTTCCACTTTCTGTTATAATCATATTGTATACTCGGGTTTTTGTGATTGCTAAGAAACATGCCACTGTGATCAGAGAGCTTAATAATCACACACGGTCTAAAACACAGAAAATCACATCACACTCGATGAAATCTGAGAGAAAAGCAGCTAAAGTCCTCGGCATTTTAGTTTCTGTATTTCTGGTGTGTTtacttccatattttatttacagCTTATTAGGTTATGTTATTGAAGTCCAGCAAGAAACTGTTCATATTATCATTTTCATAATTTGTCTTAATTCCACCATTAATCCATTTATTTATGCTCTGTTTTACCCGTGGTTCAGGAGGTGCATTAAATTAATTATCACTCTGCAAATATTCCAAACAGACTCTGCATTAATCAATGTATTTTCATAA
- the LOC132871229 gene encoding trace amine-associated receptor 13c-like, which translates to MNLMDLNRSDRCMNFSCPERSVSPAAYILLYVCSAAVVLLTVCGNLLVIISVFHFKQLHTPTNMLVLSLAVSDFFVGAIVMPPMLMWIIESCWIFGRDFCPSFLLINGFLTIVSIYNIALIAVDRYLALSIPFLYMNHVSVRIILVVIIFDWGVVMVYNLALLYFTGIFMNILLCPGECFYLLNEVWYVIDIVFSFIFPLSVIIILYTRVFVIAKKHATVIRELNNHTRPETQKITSHSMKSERKAAKVLGILVSVFLVCLLPYFIYSLLGDIIEVQQATFHTVIFIIYLNSTMNPFIYALFYPWFRRCIKLIITLQIFQTDSALINVLS; encoded by the coding sequence ATGAACCTGATGGACTTGAACCGATCTGATCGCTGTATGAATTTCTCCTGTCCAGAGAGATCTGTATCTCCTGCTGCTTATATCTTACTGTACGTGTGTTCAGCTGCTGTGGTTCTTCTAACAGTGTGTGGAAATCTGCTCGTCATCATCTCTGTATTTCACTTCAAGCAGCTTCACACACCAACAAACATGCTCGTGCTCTCTCTGGCCGTGTCGGATTTCTTTGTTGGTGCTATTGTAATGCCGCCGATGTTAATGTGGATAATCGAGTCATGCTGGATATTTGGGAGAGATTTCTGTCCCAGTTTTTTATTGATTAATGGATTCCTCACAATCGTGTCCATCTATAATATTGCTCTGATTGCTGTGGATCGATATTTGGCTCTCTCAATCCCCTTTCTCTACATGAACCATGTCTCTGTGAGGATTATTCTCGTTGTAATTATTTTTGACTGGGGTGTAGTGATGGTCTATAACTTGGCACTCTTATATTTCACTGGAATCTTCATGAATATTTTACTGTGTCCTGGAGAGTGTTTTTACTTACTAAATGAGGTTTGGTATGTAATTGATATTGTATTTTCATTTATCTTTCCACTTTCTGTCATAATCATATTGTATACTCGGGTTTTTGTGATTGCTAAAAAACATGCCACTGTGATCAGAGAGCTTAATAATCACACACGGCCTGAAACACAGAAAATCACATCGCACTCGATGAAATCTGAGAGAAAAGCAGCTAAAGTCCTCGGCATTTTAGTTTCTGTATTTCTAGTGTGTTtacttccatattttatttacagCTTATTAGGTGATATTATTGAAGTCCAGCAAGCAACTTTTCATACAGTCATTTTCATAATTTATCTTAATTCCACCATGAATCCATTTATTTATGCTCTGTTTTATCCATGGTTTAGGAGGTGCATTAAATTAATTATCACTCTGCAAATATTCCAAACAGACTCTGCATTAATAAACGTACTTTCATGA
- the LOC132871239 gene encoding trace amine-associated receptor 13c-like, which translates to MNLMDLNQPDRCVNFSCPERSVSPAAYILLYVCSAAVVLLTVCGNLLVIISVFHFKQLHTPTNTLVFSLAVSDFFVGAFVMPPMLIWIIESCGIFGRDFCTSYLSINGFLTIVSIYNIALIAVDRYLALSNPFLYMNHVSVRIILVVIVFDWGVVMVYNLAFLYFNGIFRNVLLCPGECFYLLNEVWSVIDIVFSFIFPLSVIIILYTRVFVIAKKHATAIRELNNHTQSKTQKITSHSMKSERKAAKVLGILVSVFLVCLLPYFIYSLLGYVIEVQQTTFHIVIFIMYLNSTMNPFIYALFYPWFRGCIKLIITLQIFQTDSALINVLS; encoded by the coding sequence ATGAACCTGATGGACTTGAACCAACCTGATCGCTGTGTGAATTTCTCCTGTCCAGAGAGATCTGTATCTCCTGCTGCTTATATCTTACTGTACGTGTGTTCAGCTGCTGTGGTTCTTCTAACAGTGTGTGGAAATCTGCTCGTCATCATCTCTGTTTTTCACTTCAAGCAGCTTCACACACCAACAAACACACTCGTGTTCTCTCTGGCCGTGTCGGATTTCTTTGTTGGTGCTTTTGTAATGCCGCCGATGTTAATCTGGATAATCGAGTCATGCGGGATATTTGGGAGAGATTTCTGTACCAGTTATTTATCGATTAATGGATTCCTCACAATCGTGTCCATCTATAATATTGCTCTGATTGCTGTGGATCGATATTTGGCTCTCTCAAACCCCTTTCTCTACATGAACCATGTCTCTGTGAGGATTATTCTCGTTGTAATTGTTTTTGACTGGGGTGTAGTGATGGTCTATAACTTGGCATTCTTATATTTCAATGGAATCTTCAGGAATGTTTTACTGTGTCCTGGAGAGTGTTTTTACTTACTAAATGAGGTTTGGTCTGTAATTGATATTGTATTTTCATTTATCTTTCCACTTTCTGTCATAATCATATTGTATACTCGGGTTTTTGTGATTGCTAAGAAACATGCCACTGCGATCAGAGAGCTTAATAATCACACACAATCTAAAACACAGAAAATCACATCACACTCGATGAAATCTGAGAGAAAAGCAGCTAAAGTCCTCGGCATTTTAGTTTCTGTATTTCTGGTGTGTTtacttccatattttatttacagCTTATTAGGTTATGTTATTGAAGTCCAGCAAACAACTTTTCATATAGTCATTTTCATAATGTATCTTAATTCCACTATGAATCCATTTATTTATGCTCTGTTTTACCCATGGTTTAGGGGGTGCATTAAATTAATTATCACTCTGCAAATATTCCAAACAGACTCTGCATTAATAAACGTACTTTCATGA
- the LOC132875926 gene encoding trace amine-associated receptor 13c-like — protein sequence MILMEFNQSDRCVNFSCPERSLSPVVYIFLYVCSAAVVLLTVCGNLLVIISVFHFKQLHTPTNTLVFSLAVSDFFIGAFVMPPMLIWIIESCWIFGGGVCLYLLLISGFLTIVSVYNIALIAVDRYLALSNPFLYMNHVSVRITRVVIVFDWGVVMVYNLALLYFNGNFMNVLLCPGECFYFVNEVWSVIDLVITFIFPLSIIIILYTRVFVIAKKHASAIRELNNHTRPETQKITSHSMKSERKAAKVLGILVSVFLVCLLPYYIYRFLGYVIEVQQETFPTIIFIICLNSTINPFIYALFYPWFRRCIKLIITLQIFQTDSALINVFS from the coding sequence ATGATTCTGATGGAGTTTAACCAATCTGATCGCTGTGTGAATTTCTCCTGTCCAGAGAGATCTTTATCTCCTGtagtttatatatttctgtacgtGTGTTCAGCTGCTGTGGTTCTTCTAACAGTGTGTGGAAATCTGCTCGTCATCATCTCTGTTTTTCACTTCAAGCAGCTTCACACACCAACAAACACACTCGTGTTCTCTCTGGCCGTGTCGGATTTCTTCATTGGTGCTTTTGTTATGCCGCCGATGTTGATCTGGATAATCGAGTCATGCTGGATATTTGGAGGAGGTGTCTGTCTCTACCTTTTATTGATTAGTGGTTTCCTCACAATCGTGTCCGTCTATAATATTGCTCTGATTGCTGTGGATCGATATTTGGCTCTCTCAAACCCCTTTCTCTACATGAACCATGTCTCTGTGAGGATCACTCGTGTTGTAATTGTTTTTGACTGGGGTGTAGTGATGGTCTATAACTTGGCACTCTTATATTTCAATGGAAACTTCATGAATGTTTTACTGTGTCCTGGAGAGTGTTTTTACTTTGTAAATGAGGTTTGGTCTGTAATTGATCttgtaataacatttatttttccACTTTCTATCATAATCATATTGTATACTCGGGTTTTTGTGATTGCTAAGAAACATGCCAGTGCGATCAGAGAGCTTAATAATCACACACGGCCTGAAACACAGAAAATCACATCACACTCGATGAAATCTGAGAGAAAAGCAGCTAAAGTCCTCGGCATTTTAGTTTCTGTATTTCTGGTGTGTTTACTTCCATATTATATTTACAGatttttaggttatgttattgaAGTCCAGCAAGAAACTTTTCCTACAATCATTTTCATAATTTGTCTTAATTCCACCATTAATCCATTTATTTATGCTCTGTTTTATCCATGGTTTAGGAGGTGCATTAAATTAATTATCACTCTGCAAATATTCCAAACAGACTCTGCATTAATCAATGTATTTTCATAA